In the Haloarcula salinisoli genome, CCGTCCGCGAGCGCCCGTTCCTCTACGACGCGCTCGCCGCTGGCGTCGTCAACTACACCGCAGCCGCCAGAACGCTCGACGTGGACGGCGACACCGACGCCGTCGCCACCGCCTTGCGGCGTTTCGCAGACGAACTGGCCGACGAGCCGGGCTACGAGAGCGAGGCGCGGGTCTCGATGCAGAGTGGCCTCGGCCGCGTCGACGACGGTGACGCGCTCCTCGTGGTGGGCGAGACCCGCCTGGCCGGTGGCGCCGGCTCGCTGACCGGTATCGTCGCCAGCGGCGACCTCGAACCCGCGGCGCTCGGAGACACGCTCGGCCGACTTCGCGCGGCCGATATCGCCGTCGAAGCCGCCGGCGTCGGCGACGAGACCCTCGTGGTCGCGGTCGAACGACGCGACGGTCCCGACGCCCTCCGTGTCGTCGAGGCTGCCGTCGGTCGGTAGCCGGCGAACCGAACCACCCGCTTGGTGCCAGGTCGTTGGTCCGTCCCAGGCAGGAATGAAAGGGGCGGGCCGTTGCGCGAACCCCGGCGAAGTAAGCACCGCAGGGAGTGAAACGACCGAGGAGCACAGCGAGTCGCGGGAGCGCAACGGCCCGGGGCTTTCTGGCGGTTCAAATCACTGCGGTCCTCACGAACACTTGCAGAGTGAGAGCAAAAGACTCGTTCCGACGCCTTCAAGCGGCCCGATAGAGAGAAAACAGGTAATGACGCTGCGCGTGACGAACACGCTGACCGGCGAGACAGAGCCCTTCGAGCCACGTGACCCCGATTCGGTGTTGCTGTACTACTGCGGGCTCACCACGTCGGACCCGCCCCATCTGGGCCACGCCCGCGGGTGGGTCCACGTCGACGTCATCGCCCGGTGGCTGGAGTGGCTGGGGTACGACGTCCGCCACGTCGAGAACTTCACCGACGTCAACGAGAAAATCGTCGCCCGCGTCGGCGAGGACGGCGAGAGCGAGGCCGACGTCGCGCGCCACTACGTCCAGCAAGTCCTCACCGATATGCGGTCGCTGAACCTCGACCGCGCGGAGGTGTACCCGCGCGTCTCCGAGCACGTCCCGGAGATCATCTCGCTCGTGGAACGGCTCGTCGAGAGCGGCCACGCCTACGAGGTAGAGGGTTCCGTCTACTTCGACGTGACCAGCTTCGAAGCGTACGGCAAGCTCTCGGGCCAGTCGGTCGAGGACCTGCAGTCACAGGGAGAGACCACCGGTGAGAAACGGAACCCAGCGGACTTCGCCCTCTGGAAGGCCGGCGGCGTCGACCCCGAGGACATCGAAGACCACCAGCACCCCGAGGCCGCGCCCGCCGACGAGGCGTGCGAGACGGCCCAGACGTGGGACTCGCCGTGGGGCGAAGGCCGGCCCGGCTGGCACATCGAGTGTTCGGCGATGTCGATGGCCCATCTGGACGAGACCATCGACATCCACGTCGGCGGGCAGGACCTCGTCTTCCCTCACCACGAAAACGAGGTGGCCCAGAGCGAGGCCGCAACCGGGCAGCGCTTCGCCGACTACTGGCTCCACGTCCGCTTGCTGGAGACGAAAGGCGAGAAGATGTCCTCCTCGCTGGGGAACTTCTTCACCGTGAGCGCGGCCGTCGAGGAGTTCGGCCCGGACGTCCTTCGCACGTTCCTCCTGTCGACGGCCTACACCTCCAGAGCAACCTACAGCGAGGAGACCATCGGGGAAGCCCAGGAGCGCTGGGACCGCCTCCAGCGGGGCTACGAGCGCGCGGTCGAGGCCTGTGACGACGTCGACGCGTACGCCACCGTCACCCACGACGGGCTCCGAGCGGCCGTCGAGGACGCCCGCGAGACCTTCGAAGCGGCGATGAACGACGACTTCAACACCCGCGAGGCGATGACCGCGCTGCTCGACCTCACGGGCGAGGTCAACGCCTACGTCGACGACCGCGACGAGTACGACTACGTCGCGCTCCGGCGGGTCGTCGAGACCTTCGAGGAGTTCGGCGGCGGCGTC is a window encoding:
- a CDS encoding DUF7523 family protein, which translates into the protein MSLAAATRDAVRERPFLYDALAAGVVNYTAAARTLDVDGDTDAVATALRRFADELADEPGYESEARVSMQSGLGRVDDGDALLVVGETRLAGGAGSLTGIVASGDLEPAALGDTLGRLRAADIAVEAAGVGDETLVVAVERRDGPDALRVVEAAVGR
- the cysS gene encoding cysteine--tRNA ligase, producing MTLRVTNTLTGETEPFEPRDPDSVLLYYCGLTTSDPPHLGHARGWVHVDVIARWLEWLGYDVRHVENFTDVNEKIVARVGEDGESEADVARHYVQQVLTDMRSLNLDRAEVYPRVSEHVPEIISLVERLVESGHAYEVEGSVYFDVTSFEAYGKLSGQSVEDLQSQGETTGEKRNPADFALWKAGGVDPEDIEDHQHPEAAPADEACETAQTWDSPWGEGRPGWHIECSAMSMAHLDETIDIHVGGQDLVFPHHENEVAQSEAATGQRFADYWLHVRLLETKGEKMSSSLGNFFTVSAAVEEFGPDVLRTFLLSTAYTSRATYSEETIGEAQERWDRLQRGYERAVEACDDVDAYATVTHDGLRAAVEDARETFEAAMNDDFNTREAMTALLDLTGEVNAYVDDRDEYDYVALRRVVETFEEFGGGVLGLAFGESGDGGDVSLAGDLVELVLQAREDERAAGNYERADELRDELEALGVEVQDTDDGPTYRLGDGG